From a region of the Lujinxingia vulgaris genome:
- the cmr5 gene encoding type III-B CRISPR module-associated protein Cmr5 yields the protein MKLINARKEMGPDAYKKYPSYVDGLPASIVMSGLGQACATLLAATRGKQNDPHRMLYDDLNAWMCQANTYSPYANKRDLLTAITEGTQRDYVRAQAEALAYLVWLKKFSQAFLKNPDAE from the coding sequence ATGAAACTAATCAACGCGCGAAAAGAGATGGGGCCTGACGCCTACAAAAAGTACCCGAGCTACGTCGACGGGCTCCCAGCCTCGATTGTTATGAGCGGGCTGGGTCAGGCCTGTGCCACCCTTCTTGCGGCTACGCGCGGTAAGCAAAACGACCCTCACCGCATGCTCTACGACGACCTCAACGCGTGGATGTGTCAGGCCAACACGTACTCACCTTATGCCAATAAAAGAGATCTGCTCACCGCCATCACCGAAGGCACGCAACGCGACTATGTGCGCGCTCAGGCCGAAGCGCTGGCTTATCTGGTGTGGCTCAAGAAGTTCTCGCAGGCTTTTCTCAAAAACCCTGACGCGGAGTGA